The Loxodonta africana isolate mLoxAfr1 chromosome 1, mLoxAfr1.hap2, whole genome shotgun sequence genomic sequence TGTGTATGTCAATGTCCCCGAACTGGTCTCAGAGCTGGTCCGGCGAGGGGGCCGTTGGGAGCAATGGGAAAGGGGCACAGAGCCCCAGAGCGCAGCTGTGGTTGGAGATGAGGAGCAGGAACGGGGGGGCCGGGTTTTGGGGAGCGAGCCGGTGCCTCTGCTGTACCTGGGTCGTGTACACTGGCGGGTATATCCCTCTAGGACAGAAGGGGGGCGGCACCAAGTGTCTGAACAGCAGTGGCCTATGGCTTGGGGCCCCTTTCCACCTTATGCCTCAGGCACTGGGTATGTGCTCTCAGCTTCTGCTGTGCAGCTCATCCTGAGGGTTGCCAGCCGGGCACCCCTCCTGCCACTGGAGGATGTCTTTGTGGGGGTAAGTGCCCACCGAGGAGGCCTCACCCCAACCCACTGTGTCAAGCTTGCTGGTGCCACCCACTACCCTCTGGACCGGTGCTGCTATGGAAAATTCCTGCTGACATCCCACAGGTTGGACCCCAGGAAGATGCAACAGGCCTGGAAGCTGGTGGACAGCCCTGATGGAGAAAGGACTGTGCCCTTCTGCTCCTGGCTCCAAGGAGTTCTGGGCATCCTGCGATGTCGGCTAATAGCCTGGCTTGAGAGTTGAGTGTGCCTGGAGCCACAAGAGAGGGGCTAAGGGGGTTGAgcacccccagaccttctctccCAGGCCTGATGCAGGGGTCCTGGCTGGCTGCAGCAGGTCCATCTCCTCATGCCAGTTCCTCAGTGCGACACTGCCGACCCAGTGATATAGAAGAAACCCAGGGGCCTGGCCTGCCAGCCCCCAAAATGGCCGTCAGGAATAGCAAAAAACGCAGGGGCGCTCTCTAGTCAAGGCAGGTGAGCGGCATTAGCTCCtcaataaacttttgtctctctgCCTCTTGAGTGCAGTGTTTTTTTCATCAGAACTCCCAGAACACTGACTGAGAAGTCCCAGAGGCTGCCAGGCCCTGCTGGTTGGGAAGGACATCTCCAGGGACGTGGGAGAAGGACAAGCCTTTCTGAGGCTCTTTAAGAGGGCTCTTAAAAGGCAGGGTTAAGACCACAGCAACCACACAGTATGGGGCGGGAGGGAAAGGCAGTACACCATGACCCCTCTGATCCTAGATAGCCCCACTTCAGGCAAGGGGGAGCGAACAGGGCCACAGGATAATCCAGATACACTATCCAAAAAATCACCTTTCTCTTTAATACCAACCCACCCAGGAGGCAGCTGTCTACCCTGGTTGGAAAAGGGGCACATTGCTGCCCCCTCTTCATTCCAGGGAACAGGGTCATTTCCCCACAGACGATCTTGGGAAGTCTGTTGTTCAAGCCACCCTGGGGCCAGGCTCAGCGCACAAATCTGTCCAGGGCAGATGGCCGGGTCCCTGTGGGCTTGGTCTTCTCTTGGTCATGCTGCTGCTGCTCTAGGCTCTGCCGGACCTTGTCCTGAGAGGAGGACACGGGCATGATGAGAAGTGGCAAGGccagagagagaagcaggagcAGAAGGGTGCAGCCCAGGGGCAGCCTGGCCCACCCCACCAATGCTCTCACCCTGTGTTCCTTGTCCATgaccttcttcttcctctttaccAGGCTGGCTGTTGAGCTGCGGCCCTTCTGCTTTGGCTTTGGCTGGAAGGGACCCTTGGCCTCAGGGTCATAGCCCTGAGGAAGGGGAGAGAAGTGAAATCTCTAATAGCCTCAGGGGCAGGGAACTATGGCAGCACTTGCCTGCTGTGCTGCACTTTTGGGGACAGGCCCATGGTAGGGAGAGGATGTGGGGGTGAGGGGGACCGGGCACTCAGAGTGGTGTTTGGGGTGGGGATGCAGGGGCTTGCTCCGCACCAGCCTCTCTATCCGCTCCTTCTTTGCCTGTTCCAAAGTGACAACGTCAACCTCCGCCAGGGCTCGTGGGTCCAGACAAATGAGCTCTGCAGGTACCTGGGGATGTCACAAGGGGACAAAAAACGGGTATGGAGTCACAGAAAGATGGCACCAAAGAGGAACAGAAGCCAGGGAGGGTGCTGAATCCCACTCTTTCTAAGACCCCCTGGAGTGAGAACACTGGGGCGCTTTCCCTACCCGAGCCCCAAACAACACGTACGCACATCCTCACCTTCTCTAGCAGGGCCTTCACCTCCCACTCCTGGCGCTGCTTCCGGCTCCTGTACGGGTTATTCTCCAGGCCGTCAAAGTTGGGCTCAGCAGCTCCTGGAAGGAGGGAGGAGCATAGAACCATAGAAAGAACCCACTCTGCCAGCTCCAGCCCAACCAAGCCCCTCACTTTCTGCTATCCCAGGTCCACCCAAACTTCATCCACAGGTCATTCACTTTGCACCCCATTCCCTGGTCCACTCACCAGGAACCAGCATGCTGGTGATGCCCCCGTTGTGCCCCACCCCCAGCACATCTTCAAAGGGGCAGAACTGAAGGCCATGCACATGGCCCGAGAGCCGGTGGGTGAGGTATGGCTGCTCCAGAGAGGGTGGGCTGCCCTTGCCCTGCCCTGCCCATATGTTGACCACATCGCCCATTCCTGCAGCCAGCAGTCCCCGCTGGGAGAAGGCCAGGTGCCCCGCTCCCTGGGGCAGGGTCCGAGCACCCAGAGGTTGGAACGTCCCTCGCAGGTCAAAGATCTTCAGCTGGTGGTCCAGGCCAGAAGTGGCCATGTACCTAGGGGGAGAAGAGAAATCAGCCAATCTGTCAGTAAGGGTTTACTGAGCAGTCCTGTGACCAACCCCAAATTCACAGAAGACACGGCCTCTGTCTTCCAGGCACTGACTCTGGTtggggagaaagacatcataaccaccaccaccatcgtGCTATACGCTCCACAGGCATCCTCTCAGTTAAGCCTCACACAATTgggcattttttaaatttccctttTACACAACAGGAAACTGGAGCTCAGAGAAGGGAAATCAGGGTTAGTGAGCAGTAGAGCTGGAATTCTAGTCAAACCTGTTTCTTTAGTGTCTGTTCTCTTCTTCCACTAATACTACACTGCCTTCTCAAAACACATTAAACAAGTGGAGAACCCACATGACAATCTGTGCCTGAACGCGGTGTTTCACTGCACAGACAGGGCGGCAGAGCAGCTCAGCGAAGGCAAAGATCAACTGAAgcaatcagggaaggcttcatggGAGAGGTAAGACGTGAGCTGTTCTAAGCAATTCTCAAGAAAACGCAAAGGAATAGTAGATAAAAATGAATTAACATCAGAATGTAGGCATTAAGATGGGAGTAGAGATTTGTTTCCACGATTGGTGGGAAATGTGGTCAGGAGGATTGGGAAGAGACAAGTTGTAAGAGACTCTTTAGAGTCAAGCTGAGGACTCGTAGCCCATTACCCCAACGTTACTCTCTGGCAATGACAAAGCACAGGTTGAAGACTGCATGAACTTGAAGAAAACCTACTTAGGAAGAAATGAAGTCATGTGCCAGAGGGTCCCCCACCCGTCTCTTTCCTTCCCCTGTTAGTGGAGAGGGTAAAGATGGCGACCAAATCCCCTCAGGGAATCTTGCACAGCCTAAGTTGTTTATTTTCAGAAGTTGGAATTTCTGTCTGTGTTGTTTCTGAGAGAGAGAGGCTGAAGGGGGAACCAGCCAAGCCGGGGGATATATGTTCACCAAGGGATCAAGgacttctctttcttgccttggCTGTAAACAAGTAGGAGGGGACTTAAGGGATCCTATGATCAGAGACTCTTGCTGTGACAGAGCCAAATAGAGGCCCCGGTGGATACTTCTTTTGATAAGACCATCAGGGACCCAAGTCCACCATCGGGTAAGGCCACCAGTTCAAATCTGGAATGACTGAGGACTCCTGGAATACAGGGTCACACCGTTCTGTGAACCAACAACTCAGGAGCACATGCTGGCTGCCCTCCCCCACACGTCCATCTATGGGATTCCCTAGGAAATACCAGCCTGGTGGCCAGAGAAGAGTCTAGGCCACACCTCTGTGCTACATTTGCAAGAAGCAGTTTAGCTCTGAAAATCTAATCCAATCCTAAGGCAAGCTTCCAGAAAGCCGCTTGGGGAAGATGGTAAACCTCATCTCTGGACCCCTTAGGGCTTGTCTGGGAAGGGCATTATTAGCAGGGATGGGTGTAAAATCAGAGACCAGGGCTGTTCAATCAGCATCAAGGTGCTGACCAACCCAGGCCTCAGTGAACTGATTATACTCTAAGCACAAGAGCAGTTAACCAAGACAGCTCAGGGAGGGCAAGCTACAGCTTAGGCCCAGTGGCCTACAGAAGGCAAGAAGGCCTCAGAGCAGACCTCCCTACCCTCCTAGTGCCAGGCTGGCACAGATAtgaagtaaaaaccaaaccacttgtcCACAAAGATTCAAGTCTGGAAGGTCAAGGGAGTCCAAGCATCCAGAAGGCTTTCATACATTGGTGACCACTGGGCATTACTTGTGCATTTGCTTATTTTCTTCAGAACAATTTAAAAATAGAGTTATACAGTTTATGCTTAATGCAGAAGATTCTGAGCAAAAGTGTCAAAGGAGGAAAGTAGCTTGTGGGGAAGATTAACAATAGCACCCAGGATGCCCCAGAGGGACGAAGAGCTGGAGACAAGAAACTGGCTGTGAGAATCACTCATGCCCATAGAAGacagcaaggatggagagaacCGGACTTGGGAGGGCCCCTGAGAAAGACCAGTCAGGACTTCGAAGCTGGTTGAGAACAGTAATGAAGCAATCCACCAAAACAAGTATCATGCACCTGGGGGCCCAGCAAGCACTCAGTACATAGTGTTTTTGATTGCTGCTATTGCTGATGGATGAAGAACACGGAGGCTGTGTAACCAACTCAAGGAGTCAAACGAGAGGCCAGATTCTGGGTGACAGGAAAACGCTGGAGAAAGGTAGCAGGCAAGGAGGAACTTTGGGAGTGGAACGACCCATCTAGCGATGGACACATTAACTCTGGGGTTATTGAAGACAACTCAGTGGAAACTAAACGCATCCCCTGGCCAATCATTCCCCTagccccacccacccactgccaatgagtcaattctgactcacagagacgccatagggtttccaaggctgtagatttctacagaagcagactgccagatctttctccagtggagccactggtggttttgaaccaccgacctttcagttagcagtcagctgctttaaccactgcgccaccagagctccttttcccCAGGGGTCCATGAACTACAGCCTActacttgtttttgtaaataaagcttaACAAGAACAGCACACTAGAGCTGATTAATCTTTATTATCCCCAAAATCTCAGCACAGACCCAGCACACAGACAAAAGAAACTCAATTAGAGGAAAACACACTGAAACTTGTATTGGTGGGGGGGGACGGACAATataaaaagctggaaaaaatgCAAATACTCTCTAAGGAAGAGCAGAAATCCAAAGTAGACACACCACCCCTACCCCTCACATCGCAGCCAGGACTTAAAATGAACAATCGTCTTTAATGACGACAATGATGACAGCAGCACTTCCAACTTGCTAGGCCCCATGCTAAGCTCTCTATGTGCCTTAACTCACTTAATGTCTACAACAGCTTTATGAGCTGGACCAAAACCaccaccaaatccattgccatggagtcgattccaactgatagtgaccctatacgacagagtagaactgccccatagagtttccaaggagtgcctggtggattcgaactgccgaccatctgattagcagccgtagcacttaaccactatgccaccagggtttcctgagctaGACCAGGGGTTGGGAAACTAaggcccatgggccaaatctgtCTATTTCTGTACAGCCCACAGGCAAAGAATGGCTTTTACgtttttaaatggttaaaaaatcaaaagaatactATTTTTACACCTGAAAATTACATGAAGTTCAAATTCCAATGTTCATAaataagttttattgaaacacagtcaAGCTCATTCGTTGACTCTGTGGCATGGTTGAGTGTTTGTGACAGAGGCCACATGTGGCCCTCTCACTGCTTCACACTGCTGCTCGGAACACCTACGATTCGCAGTGACTCAGTTATAAGCTGACAGCAAGTGGAATGCCTCATATTCTACCTATCTCATCACCCGTCTGTgtaaaaagatgttttccaagatggaATACATAAAAACTCTGCAGATCGGCCTTGTCCGGTGAGCATTCGCCATCGAGTTTGATGCTCTGGCACACTAACTTTGAACCTCAATTAAGCACAATGCTATCCTCAGACAGGGAATCTGATTTTCTCAGTCGTCAACCTGTATCACACTACGCTGTACTCGACGATCACTGGGTTTTCAGTTTAATCGCTAAAAAGATCCGTGACGATTTTTCTGTCTTGCTTGTCAAGTAACTACAATAAGGTCCTCAATTTCGCCACATGGCCTTCAAAgcccaaaatatttactatctggtccttgacagaaaaagtttgctgacccctgagcTAGACACTCAGCTCCCCATTCTGGGGGTGAGGGAATTACAGCAAACGGGGGCTAAGTAATACGCCCATAGTGACATAGCGAATAAGTGGCAACGACACGATCTAAACCCAGGCAGGCCAGCTGCAGTCTGTACTCCTAAGGACACATTAACTTCCATACCTTCCTGCCCCACTGTTACGCCCAATACCTCATCCCCAAACAAGTGACTTACGTGCCTGTAGAATCTACTGTCACAGCCCGGACCCCACCACGGTGACACAGAATCTTAGCCAGTGGCTCTTTCACAGCTGGACTCCATAAAGACACAGTACCTGAaagtcagagaagagctaacGTTACAGATGGGATGCTGAGGTAGTTACACCTGGGAAAGATGAGGACCTAAGACCAAGAGATAACGACAGGAAAAGGTAAAATGGCAATTTAGGGCCACGCGAAATACAAATACAGAAGAAAAGCAGGTCAGGATGGCCAGAGAGTCGCAGCTAAGCCAGGGACTGACCGTTGCTGTGTCCGAGATGGATGACGGCATTATAAGGGTTTTGAGTCATGACATCAAGGCGTCCAGCCCGAGCATTCAGAGCTGTCACAATCTTCCCTACCGACACATCCAGGTAGGTCAGGAACCCTGTCTCTGACTGAGAGAATGAAAATGACTGAGTACTGATTGTCCTCTGGCCTCCCTACACTAGGGTTCCAGAGGAGGAGCGGCCTTCCCAAGGGCTGCCACCCGGTCCCTGTGCTCCACAACCACTTACCGCTGTGGCCAGGAGGAAGTGGAAGGGCAGGAACTCGAGTCGCGTAATGCGGTCACAGCGGCGGATGCAGTGGAGTTCAATGCCTTGGTTGTCATAGATGTGAAGCCATCGGTTCTGAGCGACAGCAAGCAGTGCCTCTGAGTGCAGAAACCTGGACGTTCAGTGGGAAAGGGGTCACAGGCTGTCATTCCATCAGAGAAAGGCTGTCTTGGCCCCACCGACTGCTGACTGGAAGGCCACTGACCGGATGTCCCGCACAGATTCCATGACATTGATCTCACACATCAGCTTCTTTGTTACCCAGTCAAGGGCAGCCACATGACCCCGACGCCCTCCAAAAGCCAGGTGTCTGTTGGAGAACAGGGAGAGGCAGGGTATCAATGCAGGGGAACACGCTGACTCAGACAATTTGAAGTCTGCTCCATGCCAGCCCCTTCTCACCAAGTGAGAAGTGAAATGTCACCGTAGATGCTCACCCCTATGTCCACGCAAATCACGATCCCCTCCCCTCGTCAACAGCTCAAGCATATTACTGGAATTCAACTTTACCTCCCAGTTCGAGAGTAACTCAGCCTGTAGGGTCCAAACTGCCGTAGATTCAAATCAAAGTGCTGGGAAAGGGAAGAGTAAAAACAATCAAGAAAGAATAGGCTCCCTTCAGCAACTCCTGCTTCTAGTTCCCACTTCTCTCTGCCTTGCATCACTAATAGATCCACTGGCCCCCTCACCACCCTCAGGCTCACCTTGGCTGCACTGGCAATGTCCACAGCCTCCACGATGTCAGCCTGACATATCTTTGCCGTGTCCTCCCCATCATCCCCTTCCAAAAATCTGCAAGAGAGGATCAGGACTGCAGTAAAGCTTCCTAATATGGTGAAACAAAAATTAGAAGAAcgaacagggatcacaatagaggacccCGAAcaaagctagagaaaaatgtataacaaaactctaactcacaaaagagagaccaggcttactggtctgacagagactggagaagccctgagagtttagttcccagacacccttttaactgagtactgaagtcactcttgacgttcacccttcagccaaagattagacaagcccataaaacaaaatgagactaaacaggcacGCCAGCTCAGGGCCAGAGATGGGAGGtcaggaggggccaggaaagctggttaacagggaacccagggtcgagagGGGGAGAGTATTAACACGTTGTGAGGTTGGCAACC encodes the following:
- the B3GALT4 gene encoding beta-1,3-galactosyltransferase 4 encodes the protein MSLRLLRRLLLLAALLLVIVWTLFGPSGLGEELLSLWLSSLLPAPASPALPLALPRLLIPNLEACSGPGTPPFLLILVCTAPENLHQRNAIRASWGGLHEAMGLRVQTLFLLGEPVRPQPTWGKQGNGLAWEAAMQGDILQAAFQDSYRNLTLKTLSGLNWANKHCPMARYILKTDDDVYVNVPELVSELVRRGGRWEQWERGTEPQSAAVVGDEEQERGGRVLGSEPVPLLYLGRVHWRVYPSRTEGGRHQVSEQQWPMAWGPFPPYASGTGYVLSASAVQLILRVASRAPLLPLEDVFVGVSAHRGGLTPTHCVKLAGATHYPLDRCCYGKFLLTSHRLDPRKMQQAWKLVDSPDGERTVPFCSWLQGVLGILRCRLIAWLES
- the WDR46 gene encoding WD repeat-containing protein 46 isoform X1; its protein translation is MEVRRTTRITAVESIPTHSQDNPASQRSAHPHLRWRQRASDLVYGSHWKPRRYWEEEETSPTAARASPGPSRSKKRKQELRRRRTKNTHIQKKSRISKKPQVPKKSRERRNPVPQRTLSGAQDPFPGPVPVPVEAALKFRRIDKSKKLLHSKSKTQKRLEVAEAEEEETSVRAARSELVLAEEPGFLEGDDGEDTAKICQADIVEAVDIASAAKHFDLNLRQFGPYRLSYSRTGRHLAFGGRRGHVAALDWVTKKLMCEINVMESVRDIRFLHSEALLAVAQNRWLHIYDNQGIELHCIRRCDRITRLEFLPFHFLLATASETGFLTYLDVSVGKIVTALNARAGRLDVMTQNPYNAVIHLGHSNGTVSLWSPAVKEPLAKILCHRGGVRAVTVDSTGTYMATSGLDHQLKIFDLRGTFQPLGARTLPQGAGHLAFSQRGLLAAGMGDVVNIWAGQGKGSPPSLEQPYLTHRLSGHVHGLQFCPFEDVLGVGHNGGITSMLVPGAAEPNFDGLENNPYRSRKQRQEWEVKALLEKVPAELICLDPRALAEVDVVTLEQAKKERIERLGYDPEAKGPFQPKPKQKGRSSTASLVKRKKKVMDKEHRDKVRQSLEQQQHDQEKTKPTGTRPSALDRFVR
- the WDR46 gene encoding WD repeat-containing protein 46 isoform X2, with amino-acid sequence METAPKPGGDVPPKKNRVQSKRKKPRRYWEEEETSPTAARASPGPSRSKKRKQELRRRRTKNTHIQKKSRISKKPQVPKKSRERRNPVPQRTLSGAQDPFPGPVPVPVEAALKFRRIDKSKKLLHSKSKTQKRLEVAEAEEEETSVRAARSELVLAEEPGFLEGDDGEDTAKICQADIVEAVDIASAAKHFDLNLRQFGPYRLSYSRTGRHLAFGGRRGHVAALDWVTKKLMCEINVMESVRDIRFLHSEALLAVAQNRWLHIYDNQGIELHCIRRCDRITRLEFLPFHFLLATASETGFLTYLDVSVGKIVTALNARAGRLDVMTQNPYNAVIHLGHSNGTVSLWSPAVKEPLAKILCHRGGVRAVTVDSTGTYMATSGLDHQLKIFDLRGTFQPLGARTLPQGAGHLAFSQRGLLAAGMGDVVNIWAGQGKGSPPSLEQPYLTHRLSGHVHGLQFCPFEDVLGVGHNGGITSMLVPGAAEPNFDGLENNPYRSRKQRQEWEVKALLEKVPAELICLDPRALAEVDVVTLEQAKKERIERLGYDPEAKGPFQPKPKQKGRSSTASLVKRKKKVMDKEHRDKVRQSLEQQQHDQEKTKPTGTRPSALDRFVR